A region from the Halomarina litorea genome encodes:
- a CDS encoding DUF7283 family protein yields the protein MFDLPADTLPVWVGLAFASAAVLGIAVGLPSTAPPDASSAAGAVDAVAGSPHAATTDYSLGGADLRVTPHRLTLGRGGTTAHAAFAYGPVTPVAPGSDLGRVLDGTPPEAVFDSPGALAAAAHAAREGSPLVVDRATRLTVRHVTWRGLDVTLVGA from the coding sequence ATGTTCGACCTCCCGGCAGACACGCTCCCCGTCTGGGTCGGCCTCGCGTTCGCGAGCGCCGCCGTCCTCGGAATCGCCGTCGGCCTCCCCTCCACCGCCCCGCCCGACGCGTCGAGCGCGGCGGGGGCCGTCGACGCCGTCGCGGGGAGTCCCCACGCGGCGACCACCGACTACTCCCTCGGCGGTGCCGACCTGCGAGTGACGCCACACCGCCTCACCCTGGGACGGGGCGGGACGACCGCTCACGCCGCCTTCGCCTACGGTCCCGTGACGCCCGTCGCCCCGGGGTCCGACCTCGGGCGCGTCCTCGACGGGACGCCGCCAGAGGCCGTCTTCGACTCGCCCGGCGCGCTGGCGGCCGCCGCCCACGCCGCCCGCGAGGGGTCGCCGCTCGTCGTCGACCGGGCGACGCGACTGACCGTCCGCCACGTCACCTGGAGGGGACTCGATGTCACGCTCGTCGGCGCGTAG
- a CDS encoding DUF7285 family protein, which produces MSRSSARRAQVSPLAALVALLAVCAGVSLYAGTLDTSLHSLTGPDPTVRTVADRTLDTLAPTGVTTPARLANRSLTAGAGAVPEGYRVNVTLVAGGERWQRGPAAPPGAGRTVRALGVRLDPGRVVPGRLRVVVWS; this is translated from the coding sequence ATGTCACGCTCGTCGGCGCGTAGGGCGCAGGTGTCGCCCCTCGCGGCGCTCGTCGCCCTCCTCGCCGTCTGCGCCGGAGTGAGCCTCTACGCGGGCACCCTCGACACCTCGCTTCACTCGCTCACCGGGCCCGACCCGACGGTCCGGACCGTCGCCGACCGGACGCTCGACACGCTCGCGCCGACGGGTGTGACCACGCCCGCCCGCCTCGCGAACCGCTCCCTCACGGCCGGGGCCGGAGCCGTCCCCGAGGGCTACCGGGTGAACGTAACGCTCGTCGCGGGCGGGGAGCGCTGGCAGCGGGGGCCCGCGGCGCCGCCCGGCGCGGGCCGGACCGTCCGCGCCCTCGGCGTCCGCCTCGACCCCGGGCGGGTCGTCCCGGGGCGACTCAGGGTGGTGGTCTGGTCGTGA
- a CDS encoding DUF7284 family protein, producing the protein MRAVSTLPDVVLFLLLVSGAVGTLALVPTPAPTDGTAEGTARTLSATTVAVEDDAGRTVHGTPTGLLAAAAVDGARLDGWRLLHDDPVASGHADALLTPAVSDGRVRVEAVWRPYPNASLVGRVAVGPRPPHAATVDAAVVTVPTGLPGEAAARRAARRSGFDGVAGLLARSVVSRAFPPGGTRAALYDSRLRADAAVRYRHTARAVGSDADLSVPLGAANATAANRLVSEALAGRIEADLRDRFDTPEAAASAVAADRVRVTVRTWHGGSRAGWSR; encoded by the coding sequence GTGAGGGCCGTCAGCACGCTCCCCGACGTCGTCCTCTTCCTCCTGCTCGTGAGCGGGGCGGTCGGGACGCTCGCCCTCGTCCCCACCCCTGCACCGACCGACGGGACCGCTGAGGGGACCGCCCGGACGCTCTCTGCGACCACCGTCGCGGTCGAGGACGACGCCGGCCGGACCGTCCACGGGACGCCGACGGGCCTGCTCGCCGCCGCCGCGGTCGACGGGGCACGGCTCGACGGCTGGCGACTCCTCCACGACGACCCCGTCGCGAGCGGACACGCCGACGCGCTCCTCACCCCCGCAGTATCGGACGGCAGGGTCCGCGTCGAAGCCGTCTGGCGGCCGTACCCGAACGCCTCGCTCGTCGGCCGGGTCGCGGTCGGCCCGCGGCCCCCGCACGCGGCGACGGTGGACGCGGCAGTCGTCACGGTCCCCACGGGGCTCCCCGGCGAGGCGGCGGCCCGCCGCGCGGCCCGTCGCTCGGGATTCGACGGCGTCGCCGGCCTCCTCGCCCGGTCGGTCGTCTCACGCGCCTTCCCGCCGGGGGGGACCCGGGCCGCGCTGTACGACTCCCGCCTGCGGGCGGATGCCGCCGTACGCTATCGACACACCGCACGCGCGGTCGGGTCCGACGCCGACCTCTCCGTCCCGCTCGGAGCCGCGAACGCGACGGCCGCCAACCGGCTGGTGAGCGAGGCGCTGGCCGGCCGAATCGAGGCCGACCTCCGCGATCGGTTCGACACGCCCGAGGCGGCCGCGAGCGCCGTCGCGGCGGACCGGGTCCGCGTGACCGTGCGGACGTGGCACGGCGGGTCGAGAGCGGGGTGGTCCCGGTGA
- a CDS encoding DUF7286 family protein, producing the protein MRFAEDRRGRVPFALVGVLLLVGSATVATTALAPRHDSPAVDDAVREAATSTNPALRRAVADAARAAASDPVLQAAATPWGDALANVPDSTFRAALRLRIYLLARERLAAIEAREGAVVASARLPPVADPGDVVEAVSRVRVASAGPKETALRVAVEGVRVVATREGRTIGTRTVSPTVTVPSPVLALHNRSEDFEERLDAGPLSRGLGQRLTVRLYAVAWARGHAQYRGAPVDNVLANRHIEVAANGAALGVQRATLGASDPAGHDAHGWAAARTMTTDLLVGVGGDPRWAAAVYDAADAGAFDDAGPSADAETAPGTDSPALPDPANESVAVAVNRSADRALTALAANGTVDAVAGRNYAVDARVLAATRTLDRTVEADGSPGGDWRLAGRTVTHERSIRRSTDAPRVTVPDGWSPFARYGRDVVETERTVRRWRRGNRTRTTTRTVTRRVAVGLAVVGRHAPEARLDRRGTTPLYERGGPLDGPNLADAPREAVDRLVDRRGGPDALARRAASGRLDTGTVGIDGERPADLDRWLARDLAALHREVRNVSVSLPRRDVGTYAVDPAARLAAELRDRRGTLLDAPARYDGVADRACVALRSAYLDRVLRNLESRSDDRADRRAALNEALSEEGYSLSDLRDRMAVGTEASPDADVPATAGLGGPLHLSVDTAPSYLTLAPVSGERIAARGSEEVTPLGARNTNLFTVPYGDAADEVTRLLFGEDRVSLALAARTLRASEGAARDNASVREHRAALRADVVAATDRVRERLRETLERAGVGDTASDRRGIVAAGLAGWDTPSGRALALANGSAVPAIVRAAGVSGVDRTRLGAELRTALDDALVDTGTVGESAVAGTSGAARDVASAVTREALTRAGEWAVERGTAEALNRTVERGFAGLPVTPVPGYWYATLNVWTVEVSGGYERVTLRSRRGGRDTVYTRDGTTVTLDVDGDGRAERLGRSTEVTFRTETAIVVVVPPGGLGVGDTDGNADERSSGYD; encoded by the coding sequence GTGAGGTTCGCCGAGGACCGCCGCGGGCGCGTTCCGTTCGCCCTCGTGGGCGTCCTCCTGCTGGTCGGGAGCGCGACGGTGGCGACGACGGCGCTCGCTCCCCGACACGACTCTCCGGCGGTCGACGACGCGGTGAGGGAGGCGGCGACGAGCACCAACCCCGCCCTTCGGCGGGCCGTCGCGGACGCCGCGCGTGCCGCCGCCAGCGACCCCGTCCTGCAGGCCGCCGCGACGCCGTGGGGGGACGCGCTGGCGAACGTCCCCGACTCGACGTTTCGGGCGGCGCTCCGCCTGCGAATCTACCTCCTCGCGCGCGAGCGACTCGCGGCCATCGAGGCTCGCGAGGGGGCCGTCGTCGCGTCGGCGCGCCTCCCGCCGGTCGCGGACCCGGGCGACGTGGTTGAGGCGGTCTCGCGGGTCCGCGTCGCCAGCGCTGGCCCGAAGGAGACGGCCCTCCGGGTCGCCGTCGAGGGCGTCCGCGTCGTCGCCACCCGCGAGGGCCGGACCATCGGCACGCGGACCGTCTCGCCGACCGTGACCGTCCCCTCGCCGGTGCTCGCCCTGCACAATCGAAGCGAGGATTTCGAGGAACGACTGGACGCGGGCCCGCTCTCGCGCGGCCTCGGCCAGCGACTGACGGTCCGTCTCTACGCCGTCGCGTGGGCCCGTGGCCACGCCCAGTACCGCGGCGCGCCCGTCGACAACGTCCTCGCCAACCGACACATCGAGGTGGCGGCCAACGGGGCCGCACTCGGCGTCCAGCGGGCGACGCTCGGCGCGAGTGACCCGGCGGGCCACGACGCACACGGGTGGGCCGCCGCCCGGACGATGACGACCGACCTGCTGGTGGGTGTCGGCGGCGACCCGCGCTGGGCGGCGGCCGTGTACGACGCCGCCGACGCCGGGGCGTTCGACGACGCCGGGCCGTCCGCCGATGCCGAGACCGCTCCCGGGACCGACTCGCCTGCGCTCCCCGACCCGGCGAACGAGTCGGTTGCGGTCGCCGTGAACCGCTCCGCTGACCGTGCGCTGACGGCGCTCGCCGCGAACGGGACGGTCGACGCCGTCGCCGGTCGGAACTACGCGGTCGACGCTCGCGTTCTCGCCGCGACGCGGACGCTGGACCGGACCGTCGAGGCCGACGGCAGCCCCGGGGGTGACTGGCGCCTCGCCGGACGGACCGTGACCCACGAGCGGTCGATTCGCCGGAGCACCGACGCACCCCGGGTCACCGTCCCCGACGGGTGGTCCCCGTTCGCCCGGTACGGACGGGACGTCGTCGAGACCGAGCGTACCGTCCGGCGATGGCGGCGGGGCAACCGGACCCGGACGACCACCCGGACCGTCACGCGCAGGGTGGCCGTCGGCCTCGCCGTCGTCGGACGACACGCCCCCGAGGCGAGGCTCGACCGCCGGGGGACGACGCCGCTGTACGAGCGCGGCGGCCCGCTCGACGGGCCGAACCTCGCGGACGCCCCACGGGAAGCCGTCGACCGGCTAGTCGACCGGCGGGGCGGTCCCGACGCCCTCGCCCGGCGCGCCGCCTCGGGTCGACTGGACACGGGGACGGTCGGCATCGACGGGGAGCGTCCCGCCGACCTCGACCGATGGCTCGCCCGGGACCTCGCCGCGCTCCACCGCGAGGTGCGGAACGTCTCCGTCTCGCTGCCCCGGCGCGACGTCGGGACGTACGCCGTCGACCCCGCCGCCCGTCTCGCGGCCGAACTCCGCGACCGCCGTGGTACCCTGCTCGACGCCCCGGCGCGGTACGACGGCGTCGCCGACCGGGCGTGCGTGGCGCTCAGGAGCGCCTACCTCGACCGGGTTCTGCGGAACCTCGAGTCGCGGTCGGACGACCGGGCCGACCGTCGGGCCGCCCTGAACGAGGCGCTCTCCGAGGAGGGCTACTCCCTCTCGGACCTACGCGACCGGATGGCCGTCGGGACGGAGGCGTCCCCGGACGCCGACGTCCCCGCGACCGCCGGCCTCGGCGGCCCGCTCCACCTCTCGGTGGACACCGCCCCGTCGTACCTCACGCTCGCCCCCGTCTCCGGCGAGCGAATCGCCGCGCGGGGTTCAGAGGAGGTGACGCCCCTCGGCGCGCGCAACACGAACCTGTTCACCGTCCCGTACGGCGACGCGGCCGACGAGGTCACCCGACTGCTGTTCGGGGAGGACCGGGTGTCGCTCGCGCTCGCGGCGCGCACGCTCCGGGCGAGCGAGGGCGCGGCGCGGGACAACGCCAGCGTCCGGGAGCACCGCGCGGCCTTGCGAGCGGACGTCGTCGCGGCCACCGACCGCGTCCGCGAACGACTCCGCGAGACCCTGGAGCGGGCGGGCGTCGGCGACACCGCGAGCGACCGGCGGGGAATCGTCGCCGCCGGCCTCGCCGGGTGGGACACCCCGTCGGGAAGGGCGCTCGCGCTGGCGAACGGGTCCGCCGTCCCGGCCATCGTCCGCGCCGCGGGCGTCTCCGGCGTCGACCGCACTCGGTTGGGGGCGGAACTGCGAACCGCCCTCGACGACGCCCTCGTCGACACCGGAACGGTCGGGGAGTCGGCCGTGGCGGGCACGTCCGGGGCCGCCCGCGACGTCGCGAGCGCGGTGACACGCGAGGCCCTCACCCGCGCCGGCGAGTGGGCCGTCGAACGCGGCACCGCGGAGGCGCTCAACCGGACCGTCGAGCGGGGGTTCGCCGGCCTCCCGGTCACGCCGGTCCCCGGCTACTGGTACGCGACGCTCAACGTCTGGACCGTCGAGGTGAGCGGCGGGTACGAACGCGTCACGCTCCGGTCGCGCCGCGGCGGGCGCGATACGGTCTACACCCGCGACGGCACGACGGTCACGCTCGACGTGGACGGCGACGGCCGGGCGGAGCGACTCGGTCGGTCGACCGAGGTGACCTTCCGGACGGAGACGGCCATCGTGGTCGTCGTCCCGCCCGGCGGGCTGGGGGTGGGCGACACCGACGGGAACGCCGACGAGCGCTCGTCGGGGTACGACTGA
- a CDS encoding DUF5791 family protein: MLQNAADDPGERSPEELRARYEDALRETIDAVGPSEVADRSGVPRETIDALADGESPDVTLEEAAAILAAHPDNPDADAIAAEVRDDLMMGLSIAVLDVEAVESGINGKLEAKEIQQKIEGRFPMTLAEYALVHQYVEERKP, encoded by the coding sequence ATGCTCCAGAACGCCGCGGACGACCCCGGCGAGCGCTCGCCCGAGGAACTCCGCGCCCGCTACGAGGACGCCCTGCGAGAGACCATCGACGCCGTCGGTCCGAGCGAGGTGGCCGACCGGTCGGGCGTCCCCAGAGAGACCATCGACGCACTCGCGGACGGCGAGTCGCCCGACGTCACCCTCGAGGAGGCGGCGGCCATCCTCGCGGCCCACCCGGACAACCCCGACGCCGACGCCATCGCGGCCGAGGTGCGCGACGACCTCATGATGGGGCTGTCCATCGCCGTCCTCGACGTGGAGGCCGTCGAGAGCGGCATCAACGGGAAGCTGGAGGCCAAGGAGATACAGCAGAAGATCGAGGGCCGATTCCCGATGACGCTCGCGGAGTACGCCCTCGTCCACCAGTACGTCGAGGAACGCAAGCCGTGA
- a CDS encoding NAD(P)H-binding protein: MSATSVVVLGCGYVGLELCRQLGATGDSGGREYDVTGVRRSEEGLAAVEATGARAVEADVTDPNSLAAVPDADVVVFAASSGGRGADAARRVFVEGLENAVDEFAARDDPPERLLYTSSTGVYGDHGGDWVDEDTPLDPTTEKTRVLAEAERAAREGAADHDIDGTVVRFAGLYGPERYRLERYVEGPVTQGYLNMVHRDDAAGVLRFAIEESLEFDTLLAVDDEPVEKWAFADWLADECGVGRPEKRTKEERLEADDLSAAAERRILTSKRCSNARLRELGYEFAFPTFREGYRAAVDAYRADHA, from the coding sequence GTGAGCGCCACGAGCGTCGTCGTCCTCGGCTGTGGGTACGTCGGCCTCGAACTCTGCCGCCAGTTGGGTGCGACCGGCGATTCGGGCGGCCGGGAGTACGACGTGACGGGCGTGCGCCGCTCCGAGGAGGGTCTGGCCGCCGTGGAGGCGACGGGCGCGCGGGCCGTCGAGGCGGACGTCACCGACCCCAACTCGCTCGCGGCGGTGCCCGACGCGGACGTGGTGGTGTTCGCCGCCTCCTCTGGCGGTCGGGGGGCCGATGCCGCCCGCCGGGTGTTCGTGGAGGGACTGGAGAACGCGGTCGACGAGTTCGCGGCCCGCGACGACCCGCCCGAGCGACTACTGTACACCTCCAGTACGGGCGTCTACGGCGACCACGGCGGCGACTGGGTGGACGAGGACACCCCGCTGGACCCGACGACTGAGAAGACACGTGTCCTCGCCGAGGCCGAACGCGCCGCCCGCGAGGGGGCCGCAGACCACGACATCGACGGCACCGTCGTCCGCTTCGCCGGCCTGTACGGCCCCGAGCGCTACCGCCTCGAACGCTACGTCGAGGGGCCGGTCACGCAGGGCTACCTGAACATGGTCCACCGCGACGACGCGGCCGGCGTCCTGCGGTTCGCCATCGAGGAGTCGCTCGAGTTCGACACCCTCCTCGCCGTGGACGACGAACCCGTCGAGAAGTGGGCGTTCGCCGACTGGCTGGCCGACGAGTGCGGCGTCGGTCGCCCCGAGAAACGGACGAAAGAGGAGCGGCTGGAGGCGGACGACCTCTCCGCGGCCGCCGAGCGGCGTATCCTGACGAGCAAGCGCTGTTCGAACGCCCGCCTGCGCGAACTCGGCTACGAGTTCGCCTTCCCGACGTTCCGGGAGGGGTACCGGGCGGCGGTCGACGCCTACCGCGCCGACCACGCCTGA
- a CDS encoding aldo/keto reductase, with protein MATKDATWAYRDRFDGPTGEGGFARTYFRRFADCIVSSVGVGTYLGDSTDAVDERYHEAIVGALEGGINVLDTAINYRNQRSERVVGRALADADVDREAVLVATKGGFVPFDGERPDDPGRYIREEYLDTGIVDPDDIAKGVHCIAPDYIDDQVDRSLSNLGVETIDLYYVHNPETQLEHRSREAVYDRLEATFTRLEERAAAGDLRHYGVATWQCFRVPPDHDQYLSLPEVIERARAASDAAGTTSTHFRAIQLPFNIHMADAFTVAAHEGPEGPQSTLRFAHEAGLSVFTSASIGQGQLASEGAIPDAVAAKLAGETPAQRALNFARSAPGVTCSLVGTSSPEHLEENLAAGTYTPMGADAFDATFE; from the coding sequence ATGGCAACCAAGGACGCGACGTGGGCCTATCGGGACCGCTTCGACGGGCCGACCGGCGAGGGCGGGTTCGCCCGCACCTACTTCCGCCGGTTCGCCGACTGCATCGTCTCCAGCGTCGGCGTCGGGACGTACCTCGGGGACTCGACCGACGCGGTGGACGAGCGCTACCACGAGGCCATCGTGGGGGCGCTCGAAGGGGGTATCAACGTCCTCGACACGGCCATCAACTACCGCAACCAGCGCTCTGAACGTGTGGTAGGGCGGGCGCTGGCCGACGCCGACGTGGACCGCGAGGCGGTGCTGGTGGCGACGAAGGGCGGTTTCGTCCCGTTCGATGGGGAGCGCCCCGACGACCCGGGGAGGTATATCCGCGAGGAGTACCTCGACACCGGCATCGTTGACCCCGACGACATCGCCAAGGGGGTCCACTGCATCGCGCCCGACTACATCGACGATCAGGTCGACCGCTCGCTGTCGAACCTCGGAGTGGAGACGATAGACCTCTACTACGTTCACAACCCCGAGACGCAACTGGAACACCGGTCGCGTGAGGCGGTGTACGACCGGCTGGAGGCGACGTTCACCCGGCTGGAAGAACGGGCCGCCGCGGGTGACCTCAGACACTACGGCGTCGCGACGTGGCAGTGCTTTCGCGTCCCGCCGGACCACGACCAGTACCTCTCGCTGCCCGAGGTCATCGAACGCGCCCGGGCCGCCTCGGACGCGGCGGGAACCACCTCGACGCACTTCCGGGCGATTCAGCTCCCGTTCAATATCCACATGGCCGACGCGTTCACCGTCGCGGCCCACGAGGGTCCCGAGGGGCCACAGAGCACCCTCCGGTTCGCCCACGAGGCGGGCCTGTCGGTGTTCACGAGCGCCAGCATCGGGCAGGGCCAACTGGCGAGCGAGGGGGCCATCCCCGACGCCGTGGCCGCCAAACTGGCCGGAGAGACGCCGGCCCAGCGAGCGCTCAACTTCGCGCGGAGCGCCCCCGGCGTGACCTGTTCGCTCGTCGGGACGAGCAGTCCGGAGCATCTGGAGGAGAACCTCGCGGCGGGGACGTACACCCCGATGGGCGCGGACGCCTTCGACGCGACGTTCGAGTAG
- a CDS encoding RNA ligase partner protein — protein sequence MPEHPLKQRFVLDTSAFLTDEIRRDGESLAETLDRLLDSVAAAKLALNISCYMPPSIHTELTRMLEDREVPEATLAKLNTWVIRKNPARYEVSVPAEIVYQFVDEMNDRVDRGLRVAEAAVRQAEESRDLDSDHEHMSGADLVISDLRGKYRTALRQGVLDSREDFDLLILARELGAGVVTEDKGIIRWAEFLGLRHLRGRDFPDLLTEYLAAAERGE from the coding sequence ATGCCCGAGCACCCGCTGAAACAGCGATTCGTGCTGGACACCTCGGCGTTTCTCACCGACGAGATACGCCGGGACGGCGAGTCGCTGGCGGAGACGCTCGACCGACTCCTCGACTCGGTGGCGGCCGCGAAACTCGCGCTCAACATCTCCTGTTACATGCCGCCGTCGATTCACACGGAACTCACGCGGATGCTCGAAGACCGGGAGGTGCCGGAGGCGACGCTCGCGAAACTGAACACGTGGGTCATCCGCAAGAACCCCGCCCGCTACGAGGTGTCCGTGCCCGCCGAAATCGTCTACCAGTTCGTCGACGAGATGAACGACCGGGTCGACCGGGGGCTGAGAGTGGCGGAGGCCGCCGTCCGGCAGGCCGAGGAGTCCCGCGACCTCGACTCCGACCACGAGCACATGAGCGGGGCGGACCTCGTCATCTCGGACCTGCGCGGGAAGTACCGCACCGCGCTCAGGCAGGGCGTCCTCGACTCCCGCGAGGACTTCGACCTGCTCATCCTCGCCCGAGAACTCGGCGCGGGCGTCGTCACGGAGGACAAAGGCATCATCCGGTGGGCCGAGTTCCTCGGCCTGCGCCACCTCCGCGGGCGGGACTTCCCGGACCTGCTGACCGAGTACCTCGCGGCCGCAGAGCGCGGCGAGTAG
- a CDS encoding RNA ligase: MASHESPPAHDLLGVTSEAFEGVREQFRRRTYAGRIYRYLPDDRGALPRGTVLVGDTAVRGFPKIPRTLVLRTGVPRFFEGTDAVTVEEKLNGYNVRVVRVGGDLLAFTRGGLVCPFTTYEVRESLGDELDACFDAHPEAMVCVETIGPENPYTAHDYPGVDSLAHRVFDVRERESGTPWPVEDRRAACERFDLPPVPHLGTFGVEEAVEVLPGIVEELDAEGREGVVLKSPDATRLLKYTTGAANRGDLAYAFSVPFDYGRDFMFRRLLREAFQSVEWGESPEAREVRAHAVGEAILAEMCDTVEAVAGGAEAGERHTVRAPPAVVEALLDHLTNAGVKLAVERDERAGDERVLTFRKNMQSTTDKARLYLGGHVVRE; this comes from the coding sequence ATGGCGTCGCACGAATCGCCGCCCGCCCACGACCTGCTCGGCGTCACCTCTGAGGCGTTCGAGGGCGTCCGCGAGCAGTTCCGGCGGCGGACCTACGCCGGACGGATCTACCGCTACCTGCCGGACGACCGGGGGGCACTCCCCCGGGGGACGGTCCTCGTCGGCGACACCGCCGTCCGCGGGTTCCCGAAGATTCCCCGCACGCTCGTCCTGCGGACCGGCGTCCCGCGGTTCTTCGAGGGGACGGACGCCGTCACCGTCGAGGAGAAACTGAACGGCTACAACGTCCGGGTGGTGCGCGTCGGGGGCGACCTGCTCGCGTTCACGCGCGGGGGGCTGGTCTGCCCGTTCACGACCTACGAGGTGCGCGAGTCGCTCGGCGACGAACTCGACGCCTGCTTCGACGCCCACCCCGAGGCGATGGTCTGCGTCGAGACCATCGGCCCGGAGAACCCCTACACGGCCCACGACTACCCGGGAGTGGACTCGCTGGCCCACCGCGTCTTCGACGTCCGTGAGCGAGAGTCGGGGACGCCGTGGCCCGTCGAGGACCGCCGGGCGGCCTGCGAGCGTTTCGACCTCCCGCCGGTCCCACATCTGGGAACGTTCGGCGTCGAGGAGGCCGTCGAGGTGCTCCCCGGCATCGTCGAGGAACTGGACGCCGAGGGTCGCGAGGGCGTCGTGCTGAAGTCCCCCGACGCCACCCGCCTGCTGAAGTACACGACGGGGGCGGCCAACCGCGGCGACCTCGCGTACGCCTTCTCGGTCCCGTTCGACTACGGCCGGGACTTCATGTTCCGGCGACTGCTCCGCGAGGCGTTCCAGTCCGTCGAGTGGGGGGAGTCCCCCGAGGCGCGGGAGGTGCGGGCGCACGCCGTCGGCGAGGCCATCCTCGCCGAGATGTGCGACACCGTCGAAGCGGTCGCGGGGGGTGCGGAGGCGGGCGAACGCCACACGGTGCGCGCCCCGCCGGCCGTCGTGGAGGCGTTGCTCGACCACCTCACGAACGCGGGGGTGAAACTCGCCGTCGAACGCGACGAGCGGGCGGGGGACGAGCGCGTACTCACCTTCCGCAAGAACATGCAGTCGACGACGGACAAGGCGAGGCTGTACCTCGGCGGCCACGTCGTGCGGGAGTGA
- a CDS encoding HVO_0758 family zinc finger protein, with amino-acid sequence MESVRKGLRAGSIEKDTYERLVCADCGEQLDTRSDPDEIGKVRRCSECGREWQQLK; translated from the coding sequence ATGGAATCCGTTCGGAAGGGCCTGCGGGCCGGGAGCATCGAGAAGGACACCTACGAACGGCTGGTCTGTGCCGACTGCGGCGAGCAACTGGACACCCGCTCGGACCCCGACGAGATCGGCAAGGTCCGGCGCTGTTCGGAGTGCGGCCGCGAGTGGCAACAGCTGAAGTAG
- a CDS encoding MFS transporter: MSRRQLFGSLCSMVFLVNMARVVFAPLLDPLKTTFAVSDATIGLLATLAWLGSASPRLPVGYLLTRIARRHVVFASGLVLTAAAAFASVAPSIEVLMVSAFCLGLSSGAYFIAANPLVSELFPDRVGAALGVHGASSQVAAVVAAPFVGLVLALEDWRLAFQVLAGVAALATVVLLVVSRRTDLPDAGIEDRDLVGAAKRQWRLILAGVAFIGATGLVWNGVFNFYDIYLSSARTLPDGASRDMLTVLFAAGLPAFLVSGRLADRLPNVPYVLGICGAFAFCLYLLTLTSGYWEVLAVSALMGYVIHSLFPAMDTYMLSSLPDQHRASAYAVYSGSMMFIQAAGSTVIGVLRDAGFAFDTVFQGAAAALGVVLVVLVGLYLDGRLPTGAAMGDRV; this comes from the coding sequence GTGTCACGTCGTCAGCTGTTCGGCTCGCTGTGTTCGATGGTCTTCCTCGTCAACATGGCGCGGGTCGTCTTCGCCCCCCTCCTCGACCCGCTGAAGACCACGTTCGCGGTGAGCGACGCCACCATCGGCCTGCTGGCGACGCTCGCGTGGTTAGGGAGCGCGAGTCCCCGTCTCCCGGTCGGCTACCTCCTCACGCGCATCGCCCGGCGACACGTCGTCTTCGCGAGCGGCCTCGTCCTCACCGCGGCGGCGGCGTTCGCCTCCGTCGCCCCCTCCATCGAGGTGCTGATGGTCAGCGCGTTCTGCCTCGGTCTCTCCAGCGGGGCGTACTTCATCGCCGCCAACCCACTCGTGAGCGAACTGTTCCCCGATCGGGTGGGCGCGGCGCTCGGCGTCCACGGCGCGTCGAGTCAGGTCGCCGCCGTCGTCGCCGCCCCCTTCGTCGGCCTCGTTCTCGCCCTCGAGGACTGGCGACTGGCCTTTCAGGTGCTGGCTGGCGTCGCCGCCCTCGCCACCGTCGTCCTCCTCGTCGTCTCGCGCCGCACCGACCTGCCCGACGCCGGTATCGAGGACCGTGACCTCGTCGGGGCCGCCAAGCGCCAGTGGCGACTCATCCTCGCCGGCGTGGCGTTCATCGGCGCGACGGGCCTCGTCTGGAACGGCGTGTTCAACTTCTACGACATCTACCTCTCGTCGGCGCGGACGCTCCCCGACGGCGCCTCCCGCGACATGCTCACCGTCCTGTTCGCGGCGGGCCTCCCCGCCTTCCTCGTCAGCGGCCGCCTCGCCGACCGCCTGCCGAACGTCCCCTACGTCCTCGGCATCTGCGGGGCGTTCGCGTTCTGCCTCTACCTCCTGACGCTCACGTCGGGCTACTGGGAGGTGCTCGCGGTGAGCGCCCTGATGGGCTACGTCATCCACAGCCTCTTCCCCGCGATGGACACCTACATGCTCTCGTCGCTGCCCGACCAGCACCGCGCGAGCGCCTACGCCGTCTACAGCGGGAGCATGATGTTCATCCAGGCGGCGGGGAGCACCGTCATCGGTGTCCTCCGGGACGCGGGGTTCGCCTTCGACACCGTCTTTCAGGGGGCGGCCGCCGCACTCGGCGTCGTCCTCGTCGTCCTGGTCGGCCTGTACCTCGACGGCCGCCTGCCGACGGGCGCGGCGATGGGCGACCGGGTCTGA